Within the Desulfovibrio oxyclinae DSM 11498 genome, the region CCGTAGCGCCCGGTAAGCATAGGAAACACGAGCGCGAAGGCCAGCAGAGCGGTCATCCATATCCAGTTCGGCATGGCCTCGAAACCGGTGGTGACGCGTTCCTTGAGCGTCCCGGCGGAGCGGCCGACAAAATCGAAAACGCCCTTTTGCTGCAACTGGTAGAAGACGGCGATGATGAAGGCGGCAAGCGCCACGCGAATCCAGACGGTGAACGTCTTGCCGAACTCCAGCCCCTCCGGCTTGATGCCCAGAAGCGGCCACAGCAGCGCCAGAAACCAGAGCAGTCCGACGCCGAGGTATACCCAGATTTTCTTAGACACGCGTGTCGTCAACGTTCTCTCCCATGATGCCGGTCGGTCTGAAATACAACACGCCGATCAGAATGATGAAGGCGAACACATCTTTGTACTCGCTGGAAAGATAGCCAGCCGCGAATATCTCCACCATGCCGATGATCAGTCCGCCGATCATGGCGCCGGTGATGTTGCCGATTCCGCCAAGCACTGCCGCGGCAAAGGCCTTGATGCCCGGCACGAAGCCCATGTCGTAGCGCACGGAGCCGTAGTACAGGCCCACCATGATCCCGGCGGCGGCCGCAAGCCCCGCGCCGATGGCGAAGGTGGTGGAGATGATGCGGTTGGAGTTGATTCCAACGAGGCCGGACATGATCTTGTCCTGCGCGGTGGCGCGCATGGCCTTGCCAATCTTCGTTTTGAACACCAGCAGATTCAGGGCCACGAGCAGGAACACGGTCAGGCCGACGATGAGCACCTGCATGTAGGACACGCTGATCATGCCGATCTCGAAACCACCCTGCGTGATCTCGGTGGGATACGGCTTGTCGTAAACGCCCTGCGTGAGCATGAGGCCGTTCTGGAGAAATATGGACATGCCGAGCGCAGCAAGCAGCACACTCAAACGCGAAGCGTTTCTGAGCGGTTTGTAAGCCAGTTTTTCCACGGCCATGGCAAGGAGCGCGCAGTATCCCATGGTCAGCACCAGCGAAAGCGCCAGGCAGGTGTAGGGGTCGAGCCCCTGTGCCGCCAGCCATGAAATAAGAATTACGCCCATGTAGCCGCCCGCGGCGAAAAACTCGCCGTGCGCGAAGTTGATAAGCTGGATGATGCCGTACACCATCGTGTACCCGAGGGCGATGAGCGCGTACACGCCGCCGAGGGTAATGCCGTTGAGTAGCTGCTGGAGGAAATATTCCATTCGGTCTCGCCTGTAGAATCGGGAGCCGGGCCGCGACCCGGCTCCCCTTTGTGAATATGAGCTAGAACTTTTCGCCGGTCTGGGGGTCCCAGAAGTTGACGAACTCGCCGTCCCTGACGACCTGGATCACGTAGTTGGAACCGGAATCGCCGTTGGACTTGTAGTCGATGCGCTTGGAGGCGCCTTCGAAGGTCATGTCAAGAAGGGCCTGACGGACCTTGTCGGCATCCGCGGAACCGGCCTGCTTGACGGCCTTCAGGTAGGCCATGGCAGAGTCGTAGGCATAGGCGGAGTATGCGCCCGGGTCACCGTACTTGGGCTTGTAGGCGTCAAGGAAACGCTTGTAGGACTCGGATTCCTTGTCGGTATAACCGAAGGTCAGGTACACGCCGTTGGCGGCGTCCTTGGCGATTTCCATGAGCTGCGGGTGGTAGACCGCGTCCTGCGCAAGGATTTCGGCGTCAATACCCATGCGCTTGGCCTGGGTCAGCATGAGTGCGCCGGTGGCGGAGTTCTGCAGAGAGACGTAGAAGACATCAGGATTGGCGGCCTTGACCTTGGTCAGCACCGCGGAAAAGTCCTTGTCACCCTGGTTCACGTGATCGTGCGCCAGCACTTCGATTCCGTACTCGGGGCAGAGCTTTTCGAGGTTGTCGGCCAGCCCCTGCGAATAGGTGGTCTTGTCGTCCACGATGTAGACGTTGCCGGCCTTCAGGAAGTCGCGGATGAACGTGGCGGCGGCCTTGGACTGGTCATCGTCGCGGCCGCAGGTGCGGAACATGTACTTGAGCCCACGCTCGGTGACCTTTTCGGAGGTGGAGGCCGGAGTGAGCATCACGATGTTCTCTTCGGCCAGCGTTTCAGAGGCCGGGATGGTGGCGCTGGAGCAGTAGGCCCCGATGACGCCGGAAACTTCTTCATTGATGAGCTTGTTGGCTGCGGCGACGGCCTGACGCGGGTCGCATGCGGAGTCCTGCGAGGACAGGGTGATGTCGCTGAATCCGGGGATTCCACCCTCGCTCTTGACCACTTCGATGGCGGTCAGCGCGCCGTTCTTGATGTCGTTTCCGTCCGCGGCGTACGGGCCGGTCAGCGGGCTGATGGAGCCTATTTCCAGAACCTTGCCCTCTTCAGCGGTCTTTTCCTCCCCGCCGCCGCAACCGGCAAGCAGGACGACGGCCAGCATGGCCACGCACAGAAGCATCAAACGTTTCATAATCTCTCTCCCTTGACTTGAAGTTTCCCCTATTGGCCCAGATATGCTTCGATCACTTTGGGATCTTTCTGAATATCCTCGGGCGAACCCTCGGCGATCATGACCCCGTGATCGAGAACGACTATTTTGCGGCACACGCCCATGACGACCTTCATGTCGTGTTCCACCATGAGCACATTGATGCCCAGATCGGAAATGTGTCCGATGGAATCCATGAGGCTGCGGCTCTCAGAAGGGTTCAGTCCGGCCGCGGGCTCATCAAGAAGAATGGTCTTGGGCTCGGAGGCAAGCGCCCTTGCGATTTCCAGTCTGCGCTGATGGCCGTAAGGCATGTTGGAGGCGGCTTCGTCCCGGTAATCGGCAAGACCCATGAACTCCAGGGCCTTCATGGACTGCTCGCGAATCTTGCGCTCTTCCCGTTTCTGGGACGGAGATCGCAGCACCGCTCCGAACACTCCGGTCTTGGACCTGCTGTGCTGGGCGACCATGCAGTTCTCCAAAGCAGTCATCTGCGAAAACAATCGTATGTTCTGAAACGTCCGGGCGACCCCCATGGCAAGGACCTGATACGGTCGCAGGCCGGTGATGGTCCTGTCGTCATACGTGACTTTACCCTCGGACGCGCGATATACGCCGGTAATGACGTTGAACACCGTGGTTTTCCCGGCACCGTTGGGCCCGATCAACCCCATGACCTCGCCC harbors:
- a CDS encoding ABC transporter ATP-binding protein yields the protein MANLTLHDVCVRFGGLQALTDVNFSLGEGEVMGLIGPNGAGKTTVFNVITGVYRASEGKVTYDDRTITGLRPYQVLAMGVARTFQNIRLFSQMTALENCMVAQHSRSKTGVFGAVLRSPSQKREERKIREQSMKALEFMGLADYRDEAASNMPYGHQRRLEIARALASEPKTILLDEPAAGLNPSESRSLMDSIGHISDLGINVLMVEHDMKVVMGVCRKIVVLDHGVMIAEGSPEDIQKDPKVIEAYLGQ
- a CDS encoding branched-chain amino acid ABC transporter substrate-binding protein yields the protein MKRLMLLCVAMLAVVLLAGCGGGEEKTAEEGKVLEIGSISPLTGPYAADGNDIKNGALTAIEVVKSEGGIPGFSDITLSSQDSACDPRQAVAAANKLINEEVSGVIGAYCSSATIPASETLAEENIVMLTPASTSEKVTERGLKYMFRTCGRDDDQSKAAATFIRDFLKAGNVYIVDDKTTYSQGLADNLEKLCPEYGIEVLAHDHVNQGDKDFSAVLTKVKAANPDVFYVSLQNSATGALMLTQAKRMGIDAEILAQDAVYHPQLMEIAKDAANGVYLTFGYTDKESESYKRFLDAYKPKYGDPGAYSAYAYDSAMAYLKAVKQAGSADADKVRQALLDMTFEGASKRIDYKSNGDSGSNYVIQVVRDGEFVNFWDPQTGEKF
- a CDS encoding branched-chain amino acid ABC transporter permease — translated: MEYFLQQLLNGITLGGVYALIALGYTMVYGIIQLINFAHGEFFAAGGYMGVILISWLAAQGLDPYTCLALSLVLTMGYCALLAMAVEKLAYKPLRNASRLSVLLAALGMSIFLQNGLMLTQGVYDKPYPTEITQGGFEIGMISVSYMQVLIVGLTVFLLVALNLLVFKTKIGKAMRATAQDKIMSGLVGINSNRIISTTFAIGAGLAAAAGIMVGLYYGSVRYDMGFVPGIKAFAAAVLGGIGNITGAMIGGLIIGMVEIFAAGYLSSEYKDVFAFIILIGVLYFRPTGIMGENVDDTRV